From the genome of Chitinispirillales bacterium ANBcel5, one region includes:
- a CDS encoding biopolymer transporter ExbD, with protein MANKIRKSSFKPSEMDLKPFMNLMVVLIPMLLVTSEFARISVIEIRLPEQRGSQTQQAQTERPTEDRSTKLLLTAIVTDSVVTLGARGGFMPSLFYREYHKYIDRDDHSEHLIEYEPDNPAVHPQTGRPFSIHERNEIYLYTTDQDRNILNRLYTQYGEMLTDSEGQSVESVSPGDTVWALTNPRRTIVVNDPSEFVSRPLSAYDELRNRLMQVKERYPDAEDADDIIIAAENEVIFDKIVQIMDAARAAEYPNISIAKLRS; from the coding sequence ATGGCTAACAAAATCAGAAAATCAAGTTTTAAACCGAGCGAAATGGATCTGAAACCATTCATGAACCTTATGGTGGTACTTATCCCTATGCTTCTGGTGACATCTGAGTTCGCAAGAATTTCGGTTATCGAAATCAGATTACCAGAACAAAGGGGATCTCAGACTCAACAGGCTCAAACAGAACGCCCTACAGAAGACAGAAGTACAAAACTGCTCCTCACCGCCATTGTTACCGATTCGGTGGTGACATTAGGTGCTCGGGGTGGTTTTATGCCAAGTCTTTTTTATAGGGAATACCACAAATATATCGATCGTGACGATCATTCTGAACATCTAATTGAGTATGAACCCGATAATCCGGCTGTCCATCCACAAACGGGGAGACCGTTTTCTATTCATGAAAGAAATGAGATCTATCTCTATACAACCGATCAGGATAGGAATATTCTTAACAGATTATATACTCAATATGGAGAAATGCTAACCGATTCAGAAGGGCAATCTGTGGAAAGTGTAAGCCCAGGAGATACCGTATGGGCACTTACCAATCCAAGAAGAACGATTGTAGTCAACGATCCATCTGAGTTTGTCTCCAGGCCTCTCTCCGCATATGATGAACTTAGGAACAGACTTATGCAGGTTAAGGAGAGATATCCGGATGCTGAAGACGCTGATGATATAATAATTGCAGCTGAAAACGAAGTTATTTTCGACAAAATAGTGCAGATTATGGATGCAGCGCGAGCAGCAGAATATCCCAATATATCCATAGCAAAGCTGAGGAGTTAA